The genome window TATTAGGACAGCATTGGAGAAAGAGAAACGGTAATAAGAAGTGGCAGCACATAGTGCCTATCACTCCCGAAGATTGTCGAAACAACTTTTAAAACTACAGCAATTGTTAGTAAAAAAAATCAAACCTGTATTAGTGATTATTTCACTAATACAGGTTTGTTTATATTCAGCGCTAGCTTCTATTTTTCTTCTTCAACTCCAGTTAAATCAATCGTCACCTCAAGCTCCTCTAAAAAGTTTGGAGCATGCAGTTTCGATGTAGAAAAATACAATTCGTCTATGACGCCTCCCTCTAACTTAGCTGTAATTTGGTATTTATTGTTTGTTCCATCCACCAGTTTAGGCGCTTGATCATTGAAATATCCCGTTCCATCTTGATCTTCTATCCAAACATTATTAGCTTGCTGATAGGCATCGGTACCATCTGTTTCTAAAGTGATAGTAGCGACATCATCTTTCTTTACTACATCCAGAATTTTCACCTGACCAATTTCACCTTGAGAGAGCGTGATTTCTTTGCCTTCCCATTTTTCTCTTACAATCTCCAGCTCAGTTTCTTCTGTATTATATAGAAATGGTTTCACAGTTAATGATTTAGGAACATTTTCTAACGGTTCAAAGTAATGTTTAAATGTCCATAAAATTTGCCCATTCTCATTTCCACCATCTCCACCGCCACTAAGCGGCTGAAGAATACGTCCGTCATTATCAACAACTTGATAATCCATATTCATGTATTTATCACTAATATCCTCATCCATTACTACACGAAAATCTATTTCCGTACTAGTCGGAAAGAAGGTTATCTTATCATAATGCATAACTAAATCTTTCATTCCTTTTGTTTGATTCACAAGAAATGATTGATTTTCACCTTGCAATACAATTGGCAGCGCTATTTCCCAATCTTTATTTTCATACCTTGAATGTATCCCAAGCATAAATTGATCCCCCGGAAGCTCATCCTTATCAATATCGATTGTAAAGATACCTGCATAGTCTCCATTTTCTAAGAAATCTCCTCTTTGTCCCATTCCATAACCATAAGTAAGGCTTTTTCCATCGATTGTTAATTGTAAATTATAAAAGAATTCCTCTCCAAACACTCCATCAACTGTTTCCGATTCTATGAGATAGCCAATATGAATGGTTGAGCCGTCATATAAACTTTCGGTAAAAATAATCGTCTGCCCTCCTACCTCTATTTCTTCCCCTAATAAAGTGGTGAGCTCCTTCTCACTACCTTTTTGCTCACTAATATCTCCAATCATGCTGAATATAGATCCAATAACAGGAACTGATTTTATTGTATCAGCTACCGTTGGAGAGATTAATGATGCACTAACAATAAAAAGTATACTTGCTATGATGGCTATAGCTACATAAGAAAAAATATGAGGTCGTCTTTTTCTTGGCAGTTGGTTTAATGATTCTTGTATCCGCTCATCAACAACGGTAGGCATCGTTCGGTTAACTTTACTTTTTAATTCTTTTTCCCATCTGTCCATTTGATCCCCTCCTCCTTTTTCAGCAGTATATCCCGCATTTTTTCACGTGCCCTTCTAAGCCTTGTCTTTATAGTGTTCTCAGGCACTTCAAATATTAATGCCAAATCAAAAACGGAAATATCCTCAATATGAAACATTTTTAGTAATTGTGATTGTTCCACTGGCAAGGCATCTAGTATTTGTTCAAGTTCAAATTGTTCATAACCAACTTCCTCCGCTGAAGGCTCCACCCATTCTTCCATGGAAATCAGATTCTTCCTTTGCCGATGAATTTGATTACATTCATTGATAATAATCCGACATAGCCATGTCTTAAAATAAGCAGACTCACGTAATGTACGAATGTTTTGGAACGCTTTTAAAATAGCTTCTTGAATGGCATCCGCACAATCCTCATCCCGACTTAGGATTGTTTTAGCTACCCTATACATTATGACGTTGTGGGTAACAATTAGGGTTTCAAAAGCGGTAACGTTTCCCTTCTGAGCCTTTTTCACCTCTTTAACAATATTCAATACATCTACTCCTTTCCGTTTGACCTATTAGTTAGATGATGTAAGGCGATGAAAGGTTTCATATAAATTTAATTGCTGGAAATTCACGAAGTTTGCC of Oceanobacillus zhaokaii contains these proteins:
- a CDS encoding DUF4179 domain-containing protein encodes the protein MDRWEKELKSKVNRTMPTVVDERIQESLNQLPRKRRPHIFSYVAIAIIASILFIVSASLISPTVADTIKSVPVIGSIFSMIGDISEQKGSEKELTTLLGEEIEVGGQTIIFTESLYDGSTIHIGYLIESETVDGVFGEEFFYNLQLTIDGKSLTYGYGMGQRGDFLENGDYAGIFTIDIDKDELPGDQFMLGIHSRYENKDWEIALPIVLQGENQSFLVNQTKGMKDLVMHYDKITFFPTSTEIDFRVVMDEDISDKYMNMDYQVVDNDGRILQPLSGGGDGGNENGQILWTFKHYFEPLENVPKSLTVKPFLYNTEETELEIVREKWEGKEITLSQGEIGQVKILDVVKKDDVATITLETDGTDAYQQANNVWIEDQDGTGYFNDQAPKLVDGTNNKYQITAKLEGGVIDELYFSTSKLHAPNFLEELEVTIDLTGVEEEK
- a CDS encoding sigma-70 family RNA polymerase sigma factor; its protein translation is MNIVKEVKKAQKGNVTAFETLIVTHNVIMYRVAKTILSRDEDCADAIQEAILKAFQNIRTLRESAYFKTWLCRIIINECNQIHRQRKNLISMEEWVEPSAEEVGYEQFELEQILDALPVEQSQLLKMFHIEDISVFDLALIFEVPENTIKTRLRRAREKMRDILLKKEEGIKWTDGKKN